The genomic region TGATCCAGCAGCTgcatggggagggagagaggataAATACCACAGCGTCACAGAAGGGTCATCTAAAATTGCCCTAAAGCTGTCCTGATCAGCCCCGTAATCCACTGGGAAGGGGAACACGGCTCAGTGGCCAGCACAGGCCAGGCCTCTTGCTAGtactttctctctgctgtgtcgAACAGAGCACCTCTGTAACAGGGAATCTCTTCAGCCCATAACCCTGAAGTTGAGAATGGTATTACGGGACATGTTGAGGCCACTGAAGTTGTATTAGCCAGGTTTCCTAAATACTCAAGAGGTAATTACTCTGTGTCCAAGGTGGCTCAATCAAGTTCTGATCTATTACTCTAGTCGCATCCCTTGTAATTATAAAGGGCGCAAATCTATTTTCACAAAGACTGGGAAACATTCTTCCCACAGTTTGCAGTGTTTCTCTCTCCACTTCCTTCCAGAGTTTGTGGGGACTGAACACATATCACAATGCTTAAACCTCAGAGGGAAAGTATGTGAGCATAGCCTGTAGACACAAAGCTCCTTGGCAGATATGCCCcattctgggttttatttttttcagagaaaacacaCTGGGAGTTTGCAGAACTACtagtatttttaagtaaaaggtAACCCAATTAAAGCATAAGAGTTGTGCAGCAAAGGGAACATAAAGAGTGCGTAAGTTATGCAGATCGGTGGTGGGGACCTCCCGCGTTATTGTGCTGGAGCACAAAGCTGCGTTACGAGCGTGAGCTCTCATTGGAATTTCAGTCCAATATTGAAGTAAAATGACAAGAGGTCACACAGGCTTCACCTGGAGAAGGCATTAAGCTGAACATCTCACACGAGGCAGCTGAAGGCGGGGCAAGCGACTTTTCACACCTCTGCAGGGGCTCGCAATCTAGCAGCGTCTTTCAGGCAGAACAAAAGTCACGCGTTGGTACGTGCCTTCAGAAAACGTAGCACGCCGAGACCCTCTGCAGGATGCCTGCCAACGGCGTAGaaacacagcaggaaaagaaaacatgaagaatTAAGAAATTAACGGtacaaaaattagaaaatgcagaagaaaagcactactgaggaaggaaaaatagttCACCCTAACATCCGAATCGTTCGGCGCAGCATCCCAATTCCCCGGTGTGCCGCAAACACGTCCCAAGGCACCCTGCGAGGCAGCACAGGTTTAATGCCCGTGCCTGCCCACCGCACGCTGAGGCTTCAGCAGACAAAACTCCACCTAGTGAGGAGATGGACTGTACTGCACGTTCAGCACTCAAGTTAAGCGTCCCCTTTCTGATAATGAtgtaataaaaccagaaatacacCGCTAGTGTTGTATGTCCAAAAGTTTTAATACACGGTCCTCACTGTTCAGAAAAGTTATTGCATTAAGTTCTAATACATAAATtcatctgaattaaaaataaaatcttcattttaCACATCACAATTGTGTCACAGCAGCTAAAGGAAACCAGATTTTATATGCAATTgtctcaaacaaaaaaatacaactaCTTCCTCCCCAGATCAACAAAACTGCTATCGTATCATTCAGTAGTTACTGCAAATCCCAACTTGAACACCGCTATCCCCAGCGTACAGCTCAGGAAAAGAGAAGTGCCATTCCAAATGACCGTCTGCAAATCTGAAATTTATTAAACCATGACTCTCAGCATACGTTAATGTTTTCTCTTAACTGAATTAACATACAAAGCGTGTTTAATTTAATTGCACACCTTTTTCCTTaagtaattgtttttcttttattatgaCTTGAATAGATTCACCAGTTACAAAGTATCAGTGCCACCTACAGCTACCCACAAACCCACATGCCTGTTTGAATTGTGACAGGCACACAAGCATCATATCTGATCACCCAAAGGAAAGGCCAGATTCCCTGATCCATTAAAACCAACATCTACATAAGCCCACGTCTCCATGGATGACGGCAGACAAAATCACTAGGCCCTGCGTGCCGTAAATAGATTGATGAAGGGAATGGTGTCAGGGCTTAGCAGAGCACATGGCAGAATTAGTCTACATTTCATCCTCTGATGAGGCCAAGATGTGCTACACCAGCTTGAAATGGAAGCATGAATAGGGCGCTCCTCCTATTCAATCTTATGCCAGAGCTGGGAATTGGGAATTGGGAATTTCTGCTTCTGGCAGAAAATCCTCAAGCTTCACAATAATCAGAGTCTTGAGCTGCAGTTGCACAGCCTACCCTTCCTTtgcaaggcaaggcaaaaaaacccaaaaattaCATAAGGCTCATCTGTACTTATTCTGCACTCACAAGATACTCTCTTCTGCTGTAAAAACTATAAAATATACctgtcttcagagaaaaaaagccctcccttctccctctccgAAATACCCGTCATCATGGAGAGCTCTCACTTATAATccacttgaaaatatttctcaaattGCATAAGGCCAGGTTGGTACCTTTGCCCGCTTTAAACAGATGACAGAGAATATATTACGTCGAAGTACATCACTAGGTTCTGGTATCAAAGATGGTTCACTAGTGACATGACACCTGCGCGGCTCCCTCTTGGAGATAATGTGTTCACACAAGATCTAATTCTCACTGTCCCTGtaccttaaaataaaactggcCTTCAATCGGTTTTAGCGAAGAGCACCGTGTTACcctttaaaaccatttttgtacaccttttttctgtgatttcctAGCAAAAGGCTCAAATGCTGGAGAGCAAGCGAGCAGAGACTGTAGCATGTTTTGCAAAATCTGACAGTTCGAAAGGCATCCAAAGAGCAAGAGGAAGAATACTAGCCACTAAAGTAAAAACTGGGAGAAATGAAGCTCCAGTATTAGCAGTTATGCAGAATGTTTTACTGGCGACATCTCCTGTTTGCTCAGGCAGTCACAGGGCATTCATTAACATGACACAAATTGCAAAAGCTTTCATTTGAAAGCGCAAGAGGAATAGGATACTCAATTATTCCAGTTAGGAACACTTATTGAAAGTCTAATAAAAAGGTTACTTAGCTGTAACGCGATTTTTTCATTATTGAGGAAGCCTGCACTAAAGGGGAAGAAGTTTACGCAGCTTAGAAGATGATGCTGACAGCTTTCTAAAGCCAGCCTTTACATAAGACTtggcttattttattttcagagacacATACTGAATGAGATAGCCATCGCCTTCAATCCAACCAAGCATTTGCATAAACTTCCCCCACCTACAAGAGAGTTCCCAACCAAATACAGCCCTTGTGTTTTCTGCAACAGATCTTCTTGGTTATTGCTGTAGTACAGGAGATGATACTAATATTTGCAGGAGAGACAGTGTGTATTTTGAAGATCGCATCACTGACAAAAAGCCTCACACCCAGTCTCTTCATCTCGTGCTGCTTTCGTACAGCAAAACTAGCATTCTGTTTCCTCCAAATGAAACAGTACCATCAgactctctccctgccctgcccattTCAAGAGCATTTATGCCTCTTCTCTATGGTTTCTACCAGTAGGTAATAGCCCATAATGCATTTACGACAGCACCTCAAGCAAGAGCACGTACTTCATCAAATGGTCTTGACCCCAATGGAGTCCATGAGAAAACAAGGGGAACacaaaagggaagggaagaaagttaTTCTCACTTCTTCTCCGAAGGGAACAAATGTTTCTGACAGCAGACGGTTTATTTTCAGAGAGCTGTAATTTAAGCCAACAGGTCAGTTTATTAAACAGAAGCCCCTTCACCCAATCACAAAACCCTATACAAAAACCATTTTTAATTTAGGTCTGCCTCTGAAGTGAGTGAAGAGAATTTGAATGTTGAAGAAATTGAAGAGTCTGCACTGCTACCAAACAAACCAGACTCTGCAAATCCATGGTTTTTATCTGCAGTGCTGAGTCACAGCTGGACGGTGGATGTGCCTCACTGAATACCACGCCCTGGGAGCATTTCAGCACTTCCCCTCCTACCAGAACACTGCCTTCAAGAATTCCTACAGTGACACGATGAGAAGTGATCTTTTCCTGCCATATGGTGTACGTATATTTAAGACTTCCACAAACATTTGGCCAAAAATTGTACATTATAGTATTTCCCAAGCCACAAACACTACACAAGCCATTCTTACAGGATATGTCGCCCAACAACAAGTGACCTCGACCTTACTTCTCCTTCCCCTACCGGCCATCCACCAAGAAAAGCCTTGCATGCTTGCAGGCTTTGATTTTTGAGccttcagcttctgaaatgcagcagttagacttctgcatttttcagggactcaaaaaaaaaccaaacacccaaCCCATTTAGTTCATAGATTCAATGTACAACATTTTCAGTAAGTGCTTTCACACTCTGTTCATAAGAACAGTCAGGTCACTTCACACCACAGAGGTGGTACTTTCCGGATTTACACGCATCAATCTTGAAGCATTTCTCAGATCCTGTAGCTGCTTGGCTGGCTTTCCAACTCCTTCCTCAAATCTTTTTTCCACAACCGGAAGGACAGTTTCATACAGGAAGGATGCATTCTGCCTAATGAATGCTTTCTTCTCAGGGTCCTGTTCACACCGCAAACTGTAATCAACATGCTGGACAGCCACCAGGATGATTTCCACAAGACTCTCCAAAAGAACCATATGCAGCTCTGGAAAGTAAAGCTTTAATGCTTCCTCCAAGAAGGCCATAGTCTGCTTGGTGAAAGCTACTACGGTATAGCTAAGGTTGACCCAGCAGTCATCGCCCGTGTATTGGTCAAAATTGCCTACCCCGCAGCTCCTCATCTCTTCCCTGAGTTTCCCCAGCGCCTCTGGAGTCATTAGGTTCATCTTTCTCCACATCTCCTCAGAGTTGCGGTGCTTGGTGGCCTCGATGATGATATCCTTGTAGCTCTGTAAAGCACCTTTGATGTCCTTCACCAGAAGGGCATGAATGATGAAGGTGAGATCCAGTCCAATCTCGCTAAGCTGCTTGCAGTGCTCTTTAGCCACCTTGGGTATTAAGGAAAAGTACAGGATGTTACTAGTGTGCAGGCCCCCTTTACATCTCACACATTTACTGAATCTATCATTCTCAGAAAATGGGGAAGCAGTAGTCATGCTTCACTTTTTCACCTGCTTTAAGAAATTCCTCATGAATGAGAAATTAATAACTGAAGGATAAACCCTGCCTGTGAAAAACTATCTGGACAATTATATTATAACCCCGCCAAACATGCTTCCCCCCCACATTAGCAGCTGAAAGAAACAATAACTGAGAAAGTTAGTCTTGCAAAAAGTTATGGAAATGTAGTCCAGGACAGgcctgaaaaacaaacagaaagtcTTCAAAGTACTCATCATTCAAATGTAGCTCATGTAAATTTTAGGACCTCCTAGTGGTTAAAGACAAATTAAGAACAAAcacattttgcatttctgataAAGGCAGGGCTTTTCTTGCTGCGTATTTTCATCTTAACATTTTCCTGTTAAACtgcaaaaaaccaaatcaacCCCAAATTAATATTAACCTTTTGATGTAGGAAACCTCTCTGGAGACCCACTCAAGAGTCAACAGCTAACCTAGGGTTAGAAACGAGGATTTACAAGCTTTGCAGCCTTTGTTTTGGCCATCATGTCACATCACCCTCTTTGGACCCTCTCACCTTGACACATTCTGCTGCAGTCGACAAGCTCTCTTTACTATCAAATACTTGCTTACTGAAGGCATCTACAAACATCCGCATGGAAGAGCGGGCCCAGACAACGAAGGCTGAGTAGCAGCCGTTGTTACCAGCGAAGTCCGTCTCAAACTCCCTCGCCGTCTCCAGAAGGCTGGTGAAGAAGACGTGGCAGAGCTTGTGGATGTAGAGCAGCGTGGCACCCTCGATGCGCAGCTGTCGGATGGCTGTCTGCACTGCGGCCGCCCGGTTCTTCAGGAAGAGCTCACAGGCCTTGGTGGACTGGCCCAAGCGAATGAGCTGGGACACAGCTCGGCGGGTGGCCCGTGGCCCTCCTCGCAACGAGCGGTCTGGAGACAGCTCAAACACCAGCACGTCCGTAAGCTGCCGGACCCGCTCATCCACCTTGGCCCGCAGCTCCTTCACGGGCTGGCTCACAGGCTTGTCCCCCAGGTACTCGTTGAGTTTATCCAAGAGGTCCACCGCCCCCTCGAAGTCCCGCTGAGCGATGCAGACGTCCAAGTCCTCTGGCAGCTCCTGGATCCACTCAAGTGAGAGGTCGACCACCTCCTCCTCAGCAGAAGGCTCTTCCTCCTCATCATCCTCTTCAAAGGGGTTGGTGGATTCAGGGGGTGTCGGGGCAGGCCTGGGCAGGGCCTCCTGCTCCAGGCGTCGCTTCTCGCTGAGGGCCCGGTTGCGCTTGGtctcctccagcacctccagccaCTCCTTCTTGATCTTGGCATTCTCGGCCTGGAAGATGCGGCTTTCGGGGAACATGAGCAGCTTGAACATGTCCTTCATGGGCGGGTTGTCCTTGACATtgaccacagccagcccatCGAGGGGGTAGAGGGCATCGTAGCGGTAGGCGCCGCGGCGGTTGGGCAGGGCGGTGGCCACGAGCAGGCAGTCGTTCATGAGGAAGGCGTGCACCCGCTGGATCTGGGCCATGTGGTCGGCGTCGTACTCCACCAGGTCGCCGTTGTAGACCAGGTACTTGCCGGGGCTCTCAGGCAGGAGGTCGCGGCAGCCCTCCACCTTCTCCAGGAGGGTGGTGAGCGTGCGCTGCCGCCCCTCCTCGCTGGCCGCGGCCTCCTTGGCCGACAGGGGCAGGAAGGGGtcggtggtggcggcggcggcgcggcgggcgccCAGGGCGGGGTCGTCGCGGTCAGCCTGGAGGAGCAGGGCCTGGGTGACGGCCTCCATGATGCCCTTC from Phalacrocorax carbo chromosome 3, bPhaCar2.1, whole genome shotgun sequence harbors:
- the EXOC8 gene encoding exocyst complex component 8, whose amino-acid sequence is MAMALGEGGGGSRLRRQLESGGFAAGEYVKQLSQQSDGDRDLQEHRQRIQALSEETAQSLKRNVYQNYRQFIETAREISYLESEMYQLSHILTEQKGIMEAVTQALLLQADRDDPALGARRAAAATTDPFLPLSAKEAAASEEGRQRTLTTLLEKVEGCRDLLPESPGKYLVYNGDLVEYDADHMAQIQRVHAFLMNDCLLVATALPNRRGAYRYDALYPLDGLAVVNVKDNPPMKDMFKLLMFPESRIFQAENAKIKKEWLEVLEETKRNRALSEKRRLEQEALPRPAPTPPESTNPFEEDDEEEEPSAEEEVVDLSLEWIQELPEDLDVCIAQRDFEGAVDLLDKLNEYLGDKPVSQPVKELRAKVDERVRQLTDVLVFELSPDRSLRGGPRATRRAVSQLIRLGQSTKACELFLKNRAAAVQTAIRQLRIEGATLLYIHKLCHVFFTSLLETAREFETDFAGNNGCYSAFVVWARSSMRMFVDAFSKQVFDSKESLSTAAECVKVAKEHCKQLSEIGLDLTFIIHALLVKDIKGALQSYKDIIIEATKHRNSEEMWRKMNLMTPEALGKLREEMRSCGVGNFDQYTGDDCWVNLSYTVVAFTKQTMAFLEEALKLYFPELHMVLLESLVEIILVAVQHVDYSLRCEQDPEKKAFIRQNASFLYETVLPVVEKRFEEGVGKPAKQLQDLRNASRLMRVNPESTTSVV